From Candidatus Nitricoxidivorans perseverans, the proteins below share one genomic window:
- the leuD gene encoding 3-isopropylmalate dehydratase small subunit, producing MKAFTQLDGLVCPLDRANVDTDAIIPKQFLKSIKRSGFGPYLFDEWRYADVGQPGMDCAHRPLKKDFVLNQKRYQGAQVLLARDNFGCGSSREHAPWAIEDYGFRVVIAPSFADIFFSNCYKNGILPIVASAEIVDQLFRECAAKKGYRLRVDLETQTVRNPAGEWFGFDITPHRKHCLLNGLDEIGLTLQHADEIKAFEAKHKAAQPWLFG from the coding sequence ATGAAAGCATTCACCCAGCTCGACGGCCTCGTCTGCCCGCTCGACCGCGCCAACGTCGACACCGACGCCATCATCCCCAAGCAGTTCCTGAAGTCGATCAAGCGCTCCGGCTTCGGGCCGTATCTCTTCGACGAATGGCGCTACGCCGACGTCGGCCAGCCCGGCATGGACTGCGCCCACCGGCCGCTGAAGAAGGACTTCGTCCTCAACCAGAAACGTTATCAAGGCGCGCAGGTGCTGCTCGCCCGCGACAACTTCGGCTGCGGCTCCAGCCGCGAGCACGCGCCGTGGGCCATCGAGGACTACGGCTTCCGCGTCGTCATCGCGCCCTCCTTCGCCGACATCTTCTTTTCCAACTGCTACAAGAACGGCATCCTGCCGATCGTCGCCTCGGCGGAGATCGTCGACCAGCTGTTCCGCGAATGCGCCGCGAAGAAGGGTTACAGGCTGCGCGTCGACCTGGAGACCCAGACCGTGCGCAACCCGGCCGGCGAGTGGTTCGGCTTCGACATCACGCCGCACCGCAAACACTGCCTGCTCAACGGCCTCGATGAAATCGGCCTGACGCTGCAACACGCCGACGAGATCAAGGCCTTCGAGGCGAAGCACAAGGCCGCGCAGCCCTGGCTGTTTGGTTGA
- the rfaD gene encoding ADP-glyceromanno-heptose 6-epimerase, with product MYTIVTGACGFIGANIVKALNDRGVSNIVAVDNLRKADKFRNLVDCEIADYLDKQEFMQLVEEGYFDGAVEALFHEGACSDTMETDGRYMMENNYRYSLALLDFCLDQETPFLYASSASVYGAGRVFREDRAHEAPLNVYGYSKFLFDQVVRRRLSEANSQVVGFRYFNVYGPREQHKGRMASVAFHHFNQYRENGRVKLFEGCDGYANGGQSRDFVFVGDVVKVNLHFLDHPEKSGIFNLGTGRAQPFNDVATSTVNACRAIEGKPALSLADMVAQGIVEYIDFPDALKGKYQSFTQADIAALRAAGYKDEFATVAQGVAEYVRQLAGGK from the coding sequence ATGTATACCATCGTCACCGGCGCCTGCGGGTTCATCGGCGCCAACATCGTCAAGGCCCTCAACGACCGCGGCGTTTCGAACATCGTCGCCGTCGACAACCTCAGGAAGGCCGACAAGTTCAGGAACCTCGTCGACTGCGAGATCGCCGACTACCTGGACAAGCAGGAGTTCATGCAACTGGTCGAGGAAGGCTACTTCGACGGCGCCGTCGAGGCCCTCTTCCACGAGGGCGCCTGCTCCGACACCATGGAAACCGACGGCCGCTACATGATGGAGAACAACTACCGCTACTCCCTCGCGCTGCTCGACTTCTGCCTCGATCAGGAAACGCCCTTCCTCTACGCCTCCAGCGCCTCCGTCTATGGCGCGGGCCGCGTGTTCCGGGAGGATCGGGCGCACGAGGCGCCGCTCAACGTCTACGGCTATTCGAAGTTCCTGTTCGACCAGGTCGTGCGCCGCCGCCTGTCGGAGGCGAACTCGCAGGTCGTCGGCTTCCGCTACTTCAACGTCTACGGCCCGCGCGAGCAGCACAAGGGCCGCATGGCCTCGGTCGCCTTCCACCACTTCAACCAGTACCGCGAGAACGGCAGGGTGAAGCTCTTCGAGGGCTGCGACGGCTATGCCAACGGCGGGCAGAGCCGCGACTTCGTCTTCGTCGGCGACGTGGTGAAGGTCAATCTGCACTTCCTCGACCATCCGGAGAAGTCGGGCATCTTCAACCTCGGCACCGGCCGCGCCCAGCCGTTCAACGACGTGGCAACGTCGACCGTCAACGCCTGCCGCGCCATCGAAGGCAAACCGGCGCTGTCGCTGGCCGACATGGTCGCCCAGGGCATCGTCGAATACATCGATTTTCCCGACGCGCTCAAGGGCAAGTACCAGAGCTTCACCCAGGCCGACATCGCCGCCCTTCGCGCCGCCGGCTACAAGGATGAATTCGCCACGGTGGCGCAGGGGGTGGCGGAATACGTGCGGCAGTTGGCAGGAGGGAAATGA
- the rfaE1 gene encoding D-glycero-beta-D-manno-heptose-7-phosphate kinase, which produces MTMNLPDTSKARILVVGDVMLDRYWFGEVSRISPEAPVPVIKVERVEERPGGAANVARNCAALGARVALLSVVGADEAGAALARLLAASNIDASLHEDAGLATTVKLRAVARQQQLLRIDFENCPAHEVLRAKLAEYEQRLPDCDVVILSDYGKGGLAHIAGMIRLARAVGKPVLVDPKGDDYARYAGASLVTPNRAELREVVGRWTGEDDLAARVGKLRAGLDLSALLLTRSEEGMTLFDAAGTTHEPAQAREVFDVSGAGDTVIAAMAVMMASGLDIATAMRVANRAAGVVVGKLGTATCTLDELRG; this is translated from the coding sequence ATGACCATGAACCTGCCGGATACTTCCAAGGCCCGCATCCTCGTCGTCGGCGACGTGATGCTGGACCGCTACTGGTTCGGCGAAGTGTCGCGCATTTCGCCGGAGGCGCCGGTGCCCGTCATCAAGGTCGAGCGGGTCGAGGAGCGGCCCGGCGGCGCCGCCAACGTGGCGCGCAACTGCGCGGCGCTGGGCGCCCGCGTGGCGCTGCTGTCGGTGGTCGGCGCCGACGAGGCCGGCGCGGCGCTGGCGCGTCTGCTGGCCGCCTCGAACATCGACGCCAGCCTGCACGAGGACGCGGGGCTGGCCACCACCGTCAAGCTGCGGGCCGTGGCGCGCCAGCAGCAACTGCTGCGCATCGACTTCGAGAACTGCCCCGCCCACGAGGTGCTGCGCGCGAAGCTTGCCGAATACGAGCAGCGCCTCCCGGACTGCGACGTCGTGATCCTGTCCGACTACGGCAAGGGCGGGCTGGCCCACATCGCCGGGATGATCCGGCTGGCGCGGGCCGTCGGAAAGCCCGTGCTCGTCGACCCCAAGGGCGATGACTACGCCCGCTACGCCGGCGCCAGCCTCGTCACGCCCAACCGCGCGGAGCTGCGCGAGGTCGTGGGGCGCTGGACGGGCGAGGACGACCTTGCCGCGCGAGTCGGGAAACTGCGCGCCGGGCTCGATCTTTCCGCGCTGCTGCTCACGCGCTCCGAGGAGGGCATGACCCTGTTCGATGCCGCCGGCACGACCCACGAACCCGCCCAGGCGCGCGAGGTGTTCGACGTCTCCGGAGCCGGCGACACCGTCATCGCCGCCATGGCCGTCATGATGGCCAGCGGCCTCGATATCGCCACCGCCATGCGCGTCGCCAACAGGGCCGCCGGCGTCGTCGTCGGCAAGCTCGGCACCGCCACCTGCACGCTTGATGAATTGAGAGGCTGA